The following are encoded in a window of Arthrobacter woluwensis genomic DNA:
- a CDS encoding response regulator: MPELVNETGGTVDGPVRLLLVDDQPLLRVGFRLVLEGDENLVVVGEASNGAEAVRQVSALTPHVVLMDVRMPGMDGIEATRLIAAAHPETRVIILTTFDLDEYAFAGLQAGASAFLLKDVAPEELIHAVHVVASGDAVVAPRVTQRLLETYVRGAGRGHGDGQAPPRDPMLEELTPRETEVLLAMAEGLTNGEIALKFFLSEATVKTHVRRILAKLHLRDRVQAVVYAYETGLVVPSNPDY, encoded by the coding sequence ATGCCTGAGCTGGTGAATGAGACGGGCGGGACCGTGGACGGGCCGGTGCGATTGCTGCTGGTGGACGACCAGCCGCTGCTGCGTGTGGGTTTCCGTCTCGTGCTCGAAGGCGATGAGAACCTGGTCGTGGTCGGCGAGGCTTCGAACGGCGCGGAAGCGGTGCGGCAGGTTTCCGCCCTGACGCCCCACGTGGTCCTCATGGACGTCAGGATGCCCGGCATGGACGGGATCGAGGCGACCCGCTTGATCGCCGCGGCGCACCCGGAGACCAGGGTGATCATCCTGACGACCTTCGACCTGGACGAATACGCCTTCGCAGGGCTGCAGGCCGGCGCCTCCGCGTTCCTTCTCAAGGACGTGGCTCCCGAAGAGCTCATCCACGCGGTCCACGTCGTGGCGAGCGGCGACGCCGTGGTGGCGCCCCGGGTGACCCAGCGGCTGCTCGAGACCTACGTGCGCGGCGCCGGGCGGGGGCATGGCGACGGTCAGGCGCCTCCCCGGGATCCCATGCTGGAGGAACTCACGCCGCGGGAGACCGAAGTCCTCCTCGCGATGGCCGAGGGCCTCACGAACGGGGAGATCGCACTGAAGTTCTTCCTCTCCGAGGCGACCGTGAAGACGCATGTGCGCCGCATCCTGGCCAAGCTCCATTTACGGGACCGGGTGCAGGCCGTCGTGTACGCGTACGAGACCGGTCTCGTGGTCCCGAGCAACCCGGACTACTGA